The sequence below is a genomic window from Flagellimonas marinaquae.
AAGTATTTCTTTTACTTTAGCTTGGTCCAACTGGGTATCGTAAGTTTTTACGTTGACCGATACTCCAAGTTTTTTAATGGAATCCAAAGCGACCATGGCCCCTGTGTAAAAACCAAGGCTCAATGCCAGGTCCCTTCGGTTTTTGATCAATTCTTCCGCTCTTTGGGTGTCGTTCAAGTTTACCTTGTCCAAACGAAAGGGAAGCATAAAAACCAGCTGTGGTTTATTTTCCACATTTATGCTGTCCACCAAATTGATCTTATCCAGCACTAGGGCATTTTTCACTTCTAGTCCTTCTGCTTTTTCTTTGGGCAACTTTAGTACCATTCCCGCTTTAAGACCATTTTCCAAAGCTGGGTTCAAACGGAACAGTTCTTCTCTGGTAATCTTAAGGTTCTGGGTAATTCTAAATATATTCTGTTTGGGTTTTACCTCATAAAAAACAAAGTTGTCGGTGTTCACTATACCGGCCTGAGACTTCTTTTTGGGCAAACGTACTACCATTCCCTCTTTTAGGCCTCCGGCTTTCATTATTTCCGGATTCAAGCGTACAATAGAATCCGTTGGGATACCATATTCCCTTCCAAGACTATAAAGTGTCATTTTTGGAGGTACCGTGTAAGAAGTAAAAACCTCTGTTTTCTGTTCCTTTAGGCTATCTCCTTTGGGGCGTGGCAGTTTCAACTCTTCTCCTGCTGCCAAATAATTGGTGTTCTTATCCAATTCCGGGTTTAAGACCAACAAACTATCGACACTAATTCCGTATTTGTGGGCAATGCTCCAACGTGTCTCTTTAGGTTGAACGGTGTATATTTCGAAATCCAGTTCTTTTTCCTCATTGGGGTCCACTTCTGGAAAAACAGGAATTTGAAGCACCATTCCCTTGTCCAATGTTTCCGAATACAGCCTTGTGTTATATCTTTTTAATTGTTCTTCGGTGATCTCATACTTTTGGGTCAGACCAAAAAGGGTTTCCTTTCTTCTTACCCTGTGTCGTGTAAATCGAATCGGCTTCAGCTCTTCTTGTTTTGGCTTATCTGGTTTGGCCTCGTTTTTAGTGTCTTCCGCTTTACCGTTCAAGGGTATAATAAGAATCGTGTTCTCCTTAACATCGGAAGCACTCTTGATTTCTTTATTGGCCTGTAAAATACTATAGGGCGTTACCCGATATTTTTGAGAGATGCTCTTTAGAGTCTCCCCATCCTTTACAGCATGCGTGGTATAATTTTGTGCGGAAACCGGCACCATGGCCAACAAAAGGACCATGGTAAAAACCAGTTGTAACATATATTTTTTCATTCCCATTCTATAGTTGCAGGTGGTTTGGAACTAATGTCGTACACCACTCTATTAACGCCTTTAACCTTGTTTATTATATCGTTAGAGGTCTTTTGCAAAAATTCGTAGGGCAAATTTACCCAATCGGCGGTCATCCCATCGGTGCTTTCCACCGCTCTGAGCGCCACACATTTTTCGTAGGTACGCTCATCTCCCATGACCCCTACACTATCTACGGGCAAAAGCATGGCTCCGGCCTGCCAAACCTTGTCATAAAGTCCCCATTTTTTTAATCCATCGATAAAAATAGCGTCGACCTCTTGCAAAATAGCCACTTTCTCCGGTGTAATATCCCCCAAGATACGTATTCCCAAGCCAGGACCTGGAAAAGGGTGTCTTCCCAAAATTTCTTTGGACATTCCCATACTCGCCCCAACTCTTCTCACTTCGTCCTTGAACAACATTTTTAAGGGTTCAACTACTTTTAATTTCATATAATCGGGCAATCCTCCAACATTGTGGTGGCTTTTGATCACAGCTGATGGGCCTCCACTTGCCGAAACAGATTCAATTCTGTCAGGATAAATAGTACCCTGGGCCAACCATTTTGCATTTTCCACTTTGTGGGATTCATCATCAAAGACCTCGATAAAGACCCTTCCGATGATCTTTCTCTTCTTTTCAGGGTCCGACTCGCCCTTAAGAGCATCCAAAAAACGTGCCGAAGCATCCACTCCCTTTACATTTAAGCCCATGTGCTTGTACTGGTCCAAAACACTTTCGAACTCATTTTTACGCAAGAGGCCATTGTTCACGAATATACAGTATAGATGATCTCCGATGGCCTTGTGGAGCAACATGGCCGCCACACTGGAATCTACACCGCCGGATAGTCCCAATATTACTTTTTCGTCCCCGATTTCCTCCTTTAGTTCATCCACAGTGGTTTCCACAAAAGCATCGGGAGTCCAGTCCTGTTTTAGACCAGCTATATTTACCAAAAAGTTTTCCAATAGCTTTTTTCCATCTGTTGAATGGTACACTTCCGGGTGAAACTGTATCCCGTAAGTGCTCTCCCCTCCAATCTTGTAAGCCGCATTTTCCACATCGTGGGTGCTGGCCAAAAGTACTGCTCCCTCGGGCAGTTCCTTAATGGTATCCGAGTGGCTCATCCATACTTGGCTACCTTCTTCAATTCCTTTCAAAAAATCATCGTCGGATTTAATAAAGGACAAATTGGCCCGCCCATATTCACGGGTAGCGGAAGGGGCCACGTTACCCCCATGAAAATGGGACAGATATTGTGCGCCGTAGCAAATGCCCAAAAGAGGTTTTTTTCCTTTAATTCCCGATAGATCGGGATGAGGGGCCTGTTCGGAGCGAACCGAGGACGGTGAACCGGACAATATTACCGCTTTGTAATCCGACAGATCTTCGGGCACCTTGTTATACGGTTTAATTTCTGAGTAAATGTTGAGTTCCCTGACGCGTCTTGCGATCAATTGTGTGTACTGGGAACCAAAGTCTAGGATGAGTACGTTGTTATGCATGGGCAAAAATAGCAATTTGCTTTAGTTGCAAAAGTATCTTTTAATGGATATTTGCCACAAGTTTTTTAAAGAAGTAATTCCAACGGGTTATCAACACATCCTTTGCTTTGATCGCCAGTCCAGCTTTTTCCTGCACAAAACAAAGTCTTATATAGTTTTTTTCTTAATTGATTTCATTATTTCTTTGCGATGTAAAAAAGAACTGATTATGATTAAGGGATTCATTTTTGATTTGGATGGCGTAATCACGGATACAGCAGAACTGCATTTTGCCGCTTGGAAAAAATTGTCGGACGACATGGATTGGCAATTTGATCGCGATCTCAACGAAAAATTGAGAGGGATATCCAGAATGGATTCCATTAAAGTGATCATGGACCACAACAATGTTTCGCTCAAAGAAGAAACTATTGTGGAACTGGCTACCCAAAAGAATGATATTTACGTGCAAAGTTTGGATCACATGACCCCCGAGGATTATCTACCGGGTGCCAAAGAACTTTTAACACACCTTAGGTCCGAAGGGTTTAGCGTTGCCCTCGGCAGTGCAAGTAAAAATGCAGAAAAGGTATTGAAACAACTAAATGCTACCCATTATTTTGATGTGATCGGTGATGGCAATAGTGTATCCAGAAGCAAACCAGCTCCCGACATTTTCTTGTACGCCTCCGAAAAAATGGGCCTATCGCCGGAAAGGTGTATTGTTTTTGAAGATGCCGAAAAGGGTATCGATGCTGCAAAAGCCGGTAATTTTTATAGCGTTGGCATTGGTCCCGAAGAGCGTGTCGGACATGCGGACGTTCGATTCGACACCATGAAAGAGGCCACTCTTTTTGAGGTAAAATCACATTTTAAAGATTTGTTCTGAATCGGAACCAAACATAAAGAATGCAAAAAGCCCCGGGAACCACTCCGGGGCTTTTCAATAAAATCAAAACCAACCTAAACATATGAGTTAACCAACTCAAAATTTAAATTTTCATAGCTATTTATATGTAAGGAACAACCTACCGGACAAATACCCTACCTGATGCGTAAAACTTTTTTTGAAAAAGATTGGCTTTTGTTCTACCGCGGAAGATATTTAGGGCTATTATTTGTTTTTAATTATGGTGAAATTCTGAGAAAAAGGATCTAAAGTATTCAATAGCATCGGGATGAGCTCCTCTCCCATTTCTAAATAGATCTCGGAAAAATTGAGCTGCCGTTCTTGCAACGATTGATTTGGAAATAACTCATTCTGCAACTCCGTTAATCGCGTTACGTGATCTTTTAATTTTCGTTTTTGGGCGCGTAAAAGTCGCTTTTCCAGCTTGTCCAAACCCTTTTTTTGTTTTACCTCCTGTGCTTTTACGGCTCCCAAAAAGCTCTTGTCCGTTTTGTTGGCAAGCTCGTACATTTGTTTAAATTGTTCCTCTAGCACCTTTTTTTGCGGCGAAAAATCAACATCGATATTGGAGATATCTCGTATTTTTTTGTTGATAAGGCTGTGCTGTTTCATAAATAAATGAGCTACCGTGAGTCCCATCTTTTCAATCTTGTCCGACTGTTTTTCTTTTATCAACAATGCTGAATTCCGCAGCATCAAAATAGGAAAGGTCACTCCCAGTTCATCAAAATAGGATTTAAATTCCAACCAATAGGCCAATTCTCCCCCTCCTCCGATATAACAAAGGTTGGGTAGGATAACCTCCTGATATAATGGGCGAGTGACCACGTTGGGCGAAAAACGCTCTGGATATTCTTCAAGTTCTTTTAAAATCTCCTCTGGGGTAAAATCCAACTGGGTATTGAGCACATGGTATTTCCCTTTTTTTAGAACAATTCGTTCCCGAAGATCGTCCTTTAGATAAAAATAGTTGATTTCCCTCGGATTTACTTGAATTGTGTAGTCCGCCGAAATTTTCTCCAAGTTTTTTATCGTCTTGGTAACTTTTTCGTAGGGCGTATGCTGTAATATGTCCTTTTGGACATAAGGCACCAATAACCTCTTCAAATGCTTATCGTCACCATCCACAATTACAAGACCTTCATCTCCGAACAGGGCATTGGCGAGGTATCTTGTAGCTTGGGCCAGGGTTTGGTTTTCGAGGTAAGCCTTTTGGAATAGCTCTTTTAACTTATCCGTATAACCTAAATTACCAAGTTCGGAAGCAAATATCCCGAATACCTCATCCAGACCATCTGTGGACAATCTACCTACCCCACCGGAAACATTTTTGTTCCAAAGCACCTTTTTCCCGTGTAGATTAAAATAATTGATCTCATCAAAATCGTGGTCCTCCGTTGCCATCCAATACACCGGTACAAATTGATGATCGGGAAACTGTGCATTTAGCTTTTTGGCCAGATTTATCGTCGATACAATTTTATACAGGAAGTACAAAGGACCTGTAAATAAATTTAACTGGTGACCGGTTACCACGGTAAAGGAATTTTCCTTTTGGAGAGCTAGGATATTTTTTTTTGTTGCGCCGGAAACCTCCACATTTTTGTATTGCTCGTTTAAAGATCCGACCAAAACTTTTCTGTGGGCTTTTGGGTAGTTGGCAGATTTTTCTTTAATCTGATCACTAAAGTTATCGGGTAAGGGAAATCTATTGTAGTAAGGTGCTAATTCTTTTTTTTGCTCTAGGTAATCACAAATTAATTGGGAAAAATAACCGGTTTCCTTAAAGGGTATACATTCTACTTCCATTAAAACTGAAATGAGGTGATCAAAGATAAGTCTCTTCTTTTTTACTCGTCCTAAAAATACGTTAATTGAATTTTATACAAGATTTAGTCGGCTCAAATTGATAAAATTAGGATTCTGCACCAATTTATTATTAGATTTGAGAGAACTAATTAACCCAAACATGACCCGATTTTTATTTTCTCTCCTTCTTTTAGTATCCATTTCGGTTTCCGCACAGCAATTAAAGTCTCCATCAGAATTTTTGGGGTACGAACTTGGAACCCAGTTTACCCGCCATCACGAAGTGGTGGATTACTACGAGTACTTGGCCGAATCGGAACCGGACCGAGTCAAGCTCACCGTTTATGGAAAAACCAACGAACGTAGGCCCCTTATTTTGGCTTATGTGTCCTCTGCGGAAAACATTTCCAACTTGGAAACCATTAGAAAAGAACATTTAAAAAATACAGAAGGTTCGGGAAATTCGTCCAAAGCCATTGTTTGGTTGAGCTATAATGTTCATGGCAATGAAAGTGTGAGTACCGAAGCCTCCATGAAGACGATTTATGAGCTTTTAACAAATAAAAGCAATTATTTGGAAAACACAGTGGTTATTATGGACCCCTGTATTAACCCAGATGGCCGCGACAGATACAGTAACTGGTACAACCAATATAAAAACACCCCTTTCCAAGTAGATCCCAACAGCAAGGAACACCACGAAGGTTGGTGGAGTGGTCGCAGTAACCACTATATGTTCGACCTTAACCGTGATTGGGCCTGGCTTACCCAAGTAGAGAGCCAGCAGCGATTAAAAATGTTCAACCAATGGTTGCCCCATGTTCATGTGGATTTTCACGAACAAGGCGTAAATAGTCCGTATTATTTTGCACCAGCAGCAGAACCCTACCATGAGGTAATTACCGATTTCCAACGTGATTTTCAGACGACCATAGGCAGAAACCACGCCAAATACTTTGATGCCAATGGTTGGTTCTATTTTACCAAAGAAGTATTTGATCTATTATATCCAAGCTATGGCGACACCTACCCCATGTACAACGGTTCTATTGGGATGACTTACGAACAAGGTGGAAGTGGCAGGGCCGGACTCGGAATTATTACTGCGATTGGCGACACCCTTACCCTAAAGGACAGAATTGCCCATCACCATACCACTGGACTTTCCACGATAGAGGTTTCTTCACAAAATGCAGAAAAACTAAATCAAGAGTTCAGAAAGTTCTATCAAAATAAAGATTTTAAGTACAAAAGCTACGTTCTAAAAGGCGATAAAGACAAACTTGAAGCCCTTAAATCACTTTTGGACAAACACGAAATCGAGTACGGCACCCTAAATAGCGGTTCGTTTAAGGGACATAATTATAGAACGGGAAGAAGCGGAAGTATGTCCATTAACAACAATGGTATGGTCGTCTCAACAAATCAGCTCAAAGGCACCATGGTAAAAGTACTGTTCGAACCTAATGCCAAGCTTTCGGATTCGCTTACATACGATATTACCGCTTGGTCCCTACCTTATGCTTACGGTCTGGATGCTATTGCATTAACATCTACGGTATCTGGCTCCTCCACCAGCGCCAACGATGTTGTTCAAAGTGTAACGGTAGGAGCCCCTACCAATACCTATGCTTATCTTTTTGATTGGAACAGTATGAAGGATGCACGCTTTTTAGCAGCCCTGTTAAATGAAGGTATTCGAGTTCGTAAGGCAGACCACCCTTTTAATTTGGAAGGCAAATCTTTTGATAGAGGAACTTTGATCATTACCAAAGGTGATAATGAAAATAAAAAAGACTTCGTACAAAGTCTCCTGTCCATTGCAAGAAAGCATCAAAAAAATATCACTCCCGTATCAACAGGTTACGTGGATTCCGGAAAAGATTTTGGATCATCATACATCCAAATGATTACCAAACCTAAGATTGCAGTATTGTCGGGCGGTCCAACATCTACGCTACGATTCGGTGAAATATGGCACTTTTTTGAGCAACAGCTGCATTACCCGCTTACCGTTCTGGATGATGAATATGCCAACCGAGTGAATCTGGACGAATATAGTATCCTGATCTTGCCCGATGGACGCTACGGCAACCATTTTAGTGAGGACCAACTATCCAAACTTAAAAACTGGGTCCGCAACGGAGGAAAGATCATTGCCATGGGTGGCTCCATAGATGCGCTAGATGGTGATAAGGGGTTTGGTGTAACCAAGAAAAAGTTTGAGAAAGACTCAAGCGAAAATGAACCACAACCTTACAAAGATTGGGAAAGAGAGCGAATGAAAGGAGCCATTACCGGAGCAATTTTTAAAACCAAAGTGGACAATTCCAATCCATTGGCGTATGGCTATGGGTCCGAATACTTTTCTTTAAAATTGGGAAGCAGTGCATACGAATATCTCGATGGAGGAAATGCGGTCTATTTGGAAAAAAATACAGATCCGTTTTCTGGCTTTGCCGGAATCGAAGCGCAGCAAAAAATCTCAGAAACCTTGATTTATGGCGTAGAAAATTACGGCCGTGGACAAGTAATTTATATGGTGGACAATCCGTTGTTCCGAGGATTCTGGGAAAATGGAAAGCTATTTTTTGCCAATGCCCTCTTCATGGTAGATTAAACCAAGCTTTTTACCGGCATAGAACATCCACATGCAGGGACAAAAACTATGTGAGCATATCTTTAAAATTTTGTATTTTTAATACAAAAGAAGATAGCTATGCCGTTAAAACCATCGAATCTCGCAATACGCAAGAAAATCAGTGCTTTCTTGTGCTCCGCACTTTGTACACTGGCACTCTTGGCCCCATTGGTTTCTTTTGCTTTCCAAGAAAACCAACAAACCATGGAATTTAACCAGTACAGTGGAGAGGTCAAGGACCAATCCAGTAATAAATCGTTGGTTTTTGCAACACTTGCCATAGAGGGCACCAACATAAGCACCATAACCAATACGGAGGGAAATTTCCTTTTAAAAGTTCCCAAAGAGTTCATCCATAAAAATGTGGTGGTTTCATTCTTAGGGTATAAAACCAAAAAAGTACCGATTGCCGATCTGGCGCCAGAAAAAAATGAAATCTCCCTCGAAATTTCGGTTACCCAGCTTTCGGAAATCAACATTAATGCCCCAAAAGATGCCCTGGCCCTTGTAAAAGAAACACTTAAAAACCGCGACAACCGATATTTTGATGACCCCACCTTAATGACAGCTTTTTATAGGGAAACCATAAAACGAAGAAGAAGAAATGTTTCTTTGGCTGAAGCTGTGGTCAATATTTATAAAACCCCATACAGTTCTTTTAAAGAAGACGCCGTTGAACTCTATAAAGCCAGAAAAAGTACGGATTACAGTAAACTGGACACCGTGGCACTAAAATTACAAGGTGGGCCATACAACACATTATATGTGGATATGATGAAATATCCCCAATATATCTTTTCGGAAGAAGCACTGTCCAACTACAAGTTTACATTTGATCGCTCCACAAGAATAAATGACAAAGTGATCTATGTGATCAGATTTGACCAGCACCCAGGAATCTCCGAGCCCCTTTACCAGGGTGAACTTTACATAGATGTTGAAAACAAAGTACTTACAAGTGCAATTTTTTCTTTGAATATTACAGACCGGAACAAGGCTGCCCAACTATTTGTGCGCAGAAAACCGGCAAAAGTCGATGTTTGGCCCACTGAGGTCTCCTATCGTGTGGACTATCGCGAAAAAGATGGCAAATGGTACTATGGCTATGGTAGCGTTTTTATGGAATTTAAAGTAGACTGGGAAGACAAGTGGTTTAATTCCATCTACAGCATGATGGCGGAAATGGCCATTACCGATTGGGAAAATAACCTAACGGGAAAAACACCAAGGTACCGTGAAAGAATTAAAAAATCAATTATACTCAGTGATGAGGCCTCGGGCTTTTCCGATCCAAATTTTTGGGGAGAATATAATATTATTGAACCCGAAAAATCCATTGAATCCGCCATTAAGAAAATACAGCGACAATTACGCAGGGCCGAAAGAAACAGTGAATAATTGTTACATTTCTTCCAAAATTTCTTCATTTTTGTTAAAACATAGCATAACCCATTCAAAATGTCCAAACGAAGAAACTTTTTAAAGTCCGTAACAGCATTAGGAGCCGTTTCGCTTCTGCCCCAAACGAGTTGGGCAAGTGAGACCAGATCAACTACTGTATTGCCCAAAATAAAACCCAAAAAACTAAAAATTGGCGATACCATCGGGCTTGTTGCTCCAGGTTTTGCTGTGAAACCCGAAAAACTTTACCTTACATTGGAAGTCTTGGAGAAAATGGGTTTCAAGACTTTTTACACCGAAAGAATCAAAGGTAACCATGGTTATTTTAGCGACACCGATGAAGAACGTGCCAACGATGTAAACGAAATGTTTGCCAACCCGGACGTGGATGCCATACTTTGCGCAAGGGGCGGCTATGGCTGCACTCGAATCTTGGATATGTTGGATTACGACCTTATCCGCAACAATCCAAAAATTTTAATCGGTTTTAGTGATATTACGGCCTTGATCAATACCATTTACAACAAAACAGGCCTTGTATGTTTTCACGGCCCTGTCGGGACCACGATCGATGACGAATACAGCCAAAATTATATGAAAAAGGTCCTAATGGAACCACAGGAGGTCCTACCTATAAAAAATGCCATTCTAAAAGACCCAAAACAATATCGCAACAGCGAATATTACCGATACACGATAACCAATGGAACGGCAGAAGGAGATCTTGTGGGCGGAAGCTTATCGTTGGTCGCTGCCATGATCGGCACACCTTACGAAATAGACTTTACCGACAAACTTGTGTTTCTGGAAGATGTAGAGGAAGCTCCATACCGAATGGACCGAATGCTGACCCAGCTCACACAAGTGGATTCCTTTTTAAAGGCCAAAGGCATTGTTTTTGGAGTTTGTAATGGCTGCGACCGTAAAAGAACCACGGACAATTTTACACTCAGGGAAGTAATAATGGATAGAATCGCACCTTTGGGCATACCTGCAGCCTATGGTCTGAGTTTTGGCCATGTACCACAAAATTTCACATTGCCCATTGGCACCAAAGCCTACTTTAACGCATCCAAAAAGCAAATTCGTTTGGAAGAAATAGCGGTATCCTAAATAGTTAGTATTCAATATTTAAAAATAGTTCCTTTCAAATTTTGGATTAATTCCATAACAAATGGGCATTAACGATGGTTAAGATTTCTATCTTTACGCCTTAACTATAATCATTAATTAAACATGAAAAAACTATTATTAGCTGCAATTGCCGTACTTGGATTTACTTATGCATCCCAAGCTCAAGAAGTTAGGTTTGGTGCTACAGCTGGCTACCTTAACGCCAGAGGGAGTGTTAAAGTAGATGGGATCACCGTATCCGATTCTAATTCCGGATTTTATTTGGGTGCAGTAGCTGATTTCGAAATTTCTGAAAATTTCAATATTCAGCCCGAAATTCTTTATGCCAACGTTGATGAAGCTGATGGCATCATTCTTCCTATTCTAGGTAAATTTGCAATCTCTGAAAAATTCAATATTCAAGCAGGACCACAATTGGTTTTCTCTCTTGAGGACACTCCGGACGATTTCAGCAGTGTTGAATTTGATCTAGCCGGTGGTATCGGATATGATATTGATGAAGACTTTTTTCTGGAAGCCAGATATACGTTTCAAATCAATAATTCCTATACGGGAAGTGAAGACATCAAGGTTAGAGGAAATTACCTGACCCTTGGCGTTGGATACAAGTTTTTATAATAATTACTTACCATAATAAAAAGGGCGGTGAAATCACCGCCCTTTTTTATTTATAAGATTTATTTAGAAAATTCTTTCAGCGTTTTTATAATAATGGATACACAGTCCATCAACTGTTCCCTGTTCATCACCAAAGGTGGTGCGAACCGGATGATGTTCCCATGGGTCGGTTTGGCCAACAGGCCATTTTCCTTAAGGGCCATACAAATGTCCCAAGCGGTGGAACTCTCTTCTGTATCATTGATCACAATGGCGTTGAGCAATCCCTTTCCCCTAACTTTTACAACCAGATCGCAAGTGGAGATAAATTTGTTCAGCTCTTCACAGAACAATTCACCTAGTTCATCGGCATTCTGCGCTAAATTCTCTTCCCTGACCACTTCTAAGGCCGCCATACTCACGGCTGCAGCAACAGGGTTGCCCCCAAAGGTACTTCCGTGGCTTCCCGGGGTGATCACTTCCATTATACTGTCGTTGGCCAAAACTGCCGAAACAGGATAAACACCGCCCGATAAGGCTTTTCCCAAAATCAAAATATCCGGTTTTACTTCCGGTGTTCCACTACAATTCTTGTCCGGACAGGAACAATTACCGCAGGTTGCCAACAACCTTCCTGTTCTGGCAATACCTGTTTGAACTTCATCTGCAATAAAAAGTACATTGTATTTTTCACAAAGTGCCTTGGCTTCCTTTAAATATCCTTCGGAAGGCACATAAACCCCTGCCTCCCCTTGTATAGGCTCCACTAAAAAGCCCGCAACATTGGGATTGTTTTCCAATGCTTGTTCCAGTGCAGATAAGTTGTCATATTCAATCTTTATGAACCCTTCTGTGTACGGACCGTAGTCGTTACGGGCCACCTCGTCGTTGGAAAATGAGATAATCGTTGTGGTTCTTCCGTGAAAATTGTTCTCGCAAACAACAATGGTTGCCTGGTTTTCTGGGATACCTTTTTTCTGGTATGCCCATCTTCTACAAATTTTTAAGGCAGTCTCCACAGCTTCCGCTCCAGTGTTCATTGGCAATAGCTTGTCAAAACCAAAGGTTTCTGTCACATATTTTTCGTATTTCCCCAACATATCGTTGTAAAATGCCCTGGATGTCAAGGTCAATGTTTTTGCCTGATCCACCATGGCCCCAACAATTTTGGGGTGACAGTGCCCTTGGTTTACGGCAGAGTATGCGGAAAGGAAATCGTAATATTTTTTCCCTTCAACATCCCACACATATACACCATCCCCTTTGCTCAATACCACTGGAAGGGGGTGATAATTGTGTGCCCCGTACTTGTTTTCCAAATCTATCGCTTGCTGCGATGTTAAATGCTCTA
It includes:
- a CDS encoding LysM peptidoglycan-binding domain-containing protein, with the protein product MKKYMLQLVFTMVLLLAMVPVSAQNYTTHAVKDGETLKSISQKYRVTPYSILQANKEIKSASDVKENTILIIPLNGKAEDTKNEAKPDKPKQEELKPIRFTRHRVRRKETLFGLTQKYEITEEQLKRYNTRLYSETLDKGMVLQIPVFPEVDPNEEKELDFEIYTVQPKETRWSIAHKYGISVDSLLVLNPELDKNTNYLAAGEELKLPRPKGDSLKEQKTEVFTSYTVPPKMTLYSLGREYGIPTDSIVRLNPEIMKAGGLKEGMVVRLPKKKSQAGIVNTDNFVFYEVKPKQNIFRITQNLKITREELFRLNPALENGLKAGMVLKLPKEKAEGLEVKNALVLDKINLVDSINVENKPQLVFMLPFRLDKVNLNDTQRAEELIKNRRDLALSLGFYTGAMVALDSIKKLGVSVNVKTYDTQLDQAKVKEILFRESLTGVDAVIGPLAAGPLDEVAVQAKTKNIPVVAPIASDSKLSHSNVFFSVPRDAVLRDKMLAYMEKIHTDENVVIIADSTHQVAHDSILSKFPAAQIAKVIDNKSLHLDRFLIQLSNEKENWVFLETDQPNMVASVTSILNSANTSSVTATNNPQEKVNVRMFTTSFNGAFEHEAVSKTHLSNLKFTYPSFYKESADDTFTRAYMKKYNGLLPDRYAIRGFDVTMDVLLKLAYKKNLFETSKYIGLTEYAGNGFDYLNDWTSGYFNRACYIMEYDNLTIKEVEINDSKSNL
- the bshC gene encoding bacillithiol biosynthesis cysteine-adding enzyme BshC; translation: MEVECIPFKETGYFSQLICDYLEQKKELAPYYNRFPLPDNFSDQIKEKSANYPKAHRKVLVGSLNEQYKNVEVSGATKKNILALQKENSFTVVTGHQLNLFTGPLYFLYKIVSTINLAKKLNAQFPDHQFVPVYWMATEDHDFDEINYFNLHGKKVLWNKNVSGGVGRLSTDGLDEVFGIFASELGNLGYTDKLKELFQKAYLENQTLAQATRYLANALFGDEGLVIVDGDDKHLKRLLVPYVQKDILQHTPYEKVTKTIKNLEKISADYTIQVNPREINYFYLKDDLRERIVLKKGKYHVLNTQLDFTPEEILKELEEYPERFSPNVVTRPLYQEVILPNLCYIGGGGELAYWLEFKSYFDELGVTFPILMLRNSALLIKEKQSDKIEKMGLTVAHLFMKQHSLINKKIRDISNIDVDFSPQKKVLEEQFKQMYELANKTDKSFLGAVKAQEVKQKKGLDKLEKRLLRAQKRKLKDHVTRLTELQNELFPNQSLQERQLNFSEIYLEMGEELIPMLLNTLDPFSQNFTIIKNK
- the guaA gene encoding glutamine-hydrolyzing GMP synthase; this translates as MHNNVLILDFGSQYTQLIARRVRELNIYSEIKPYNKVPEDLSDYKAVILSGSPSSVRSEQAPHPDLSGIKGKKPLLGICYGAQYLSHFHGGNVAPSATREYGRANLSFIKSDDDFLKGIEEGSQVWMSHSDTIKELPEGAVLLASTHDVENAAYKIGGESTYGIQFHPEVYHSTDGKKLLENFLVNIAGLKQDWTPDAFVETTVDELKEEIGDEKVILGLSGGVDSSVAAMLLHKAIGDHLYCIFVNNGLLRKNEFESVLDQYKHMGLNVKGVDASARFLDALKGESDPEKKRKIIGRVFIEVFDDESHKVENAKWLAQGTIYPDRIESVSASGGPSAVIKSHHNVGGLPDYMKLKVVEPLKMLFKDEVRRVGASMGMSKEILGRHPFPGPGLGIRILGDITPEKVAILQEVDAIFIDGLKKWGLYDKVWQAGAMLLPVDSVGVMGDERTYEKCVALRAVESTDGMTADWVNLPYEFLQKTSNDIINKVKGVNRVVYDISSKPPATIEWE
- a CDS encoding M14 family metallopeptidase, whose protein sequence is MTRFLFSLLLLVSISVSAQQLKSPSEFLGYELGTQFTRHHEVVDYYEYLAESEPDRVKLTVYGKTNERRPLILAYVSSAENISNLETIRKEHLKNTEGSGNSSKAIVWLSYNVHGNESVSTEASMKTIYELLTNKSNYLENTVVIMDPCINPDGRDRYSNWYNQYKNTPFQVDPNSKEHHEGWWSGRSNHYMFDLNRDWAWLTQVESQQRLKMFNQWLPHVHVDFHEQGVNSPYYFAPAAEPYHEVITDFQRDFQTTIGRNHAKYFDANGWFYFTKEVFDLLYPSYGDTYPMYNGSIGMTYEQGGSGRAGLGIITAIGDTLTLKDRIAHHHTTGLSTIEVSSQNAEKLNQEFRKFYQNKDFKYKSYVLKGDKDKLEALKSLLDKHEIEYGTLNSGSFKGHNYRTGRSGSMSINNNGMVVSTNQLKGTMVKVLFEPNAKLSDSLTYDITAWSLPYAYGLDAIALTSTVSGSSTSANDVVQSVTVGAPTNTYAYLFDWNSMKDARFLAALLNEGIRVRKADHPFNLEGKSFDRGTLIITKGDNENKKDFVQSLLSIARKHQKNITPVSTGYVDSGKDFGSSYIQMITKPKIAVLSGGPTSTLRFGEIWHFFEQQLHYPLTVLDDEYANRVNLDEYSILILPDGRYGNHFSEDQLSKLKNWVRNGGKIIAMGGSIDALDGDKGFGVTKKKFEKDSSENEPQPYKDWERERMKGAITGAIFKTKVDNSNPLAYGYGSEYFSLKLGSSAYEYLDGGNAVYLEKNTDPFSGFAGIEAQQKISETLIYGVENYGRGQVIYMVDNPLFRGFWENGKLFFANALFMVD
- the pgmB gene encoding beta-phosphoglucomutase codes for the protein MIKGFIFDLDGVITDTAELHFAAWKKLSDDMDWQFDRDLNEKLRGISRMDSIKVIMDHNNVSLKEETIVELATQKNDIYVQSLDHMTPEDYLPGAKELLTHLRSEGFSVALGSASKNAEKVLKQLNATHYFDVIGDGNSVSRSKPAPDIFLYASEKMGLSPERCIVFEDAEKGIDAAKAGNFYSVGIGPEERVGHADVRFDTMKEATLFEVKSHFKDLF